Proteins from one Tenrec ecaudatus isolate mTenEca1 chromosome 8, mTenEca1.hap1, whole genome shotgun sequence genomic window:
- the VDAC3 gene encoding non-selective voltage-gated ion channel VDAC3: MCNTPTYCDLGKAAKDVFNKGYGFGMVKIDLRTKSCSGVEFSTSGHAYTDTGKASGNLETKYKVCSYGLTFTQKWNTDNTLGTEISLENKLAEGLKLTLDTIFVPNTGKKSGKLKASYKRDCFSLGSNVDIDFSGPTIYGWAVLAFEGWLAGYQMSFDTAKSKLSQNNFALGYKAADFQLHTHVNDGTEFGGSIYQKVNEKIETSINLAWTAGSNNTRFGIAAKYKLDCRTSLSAKVNNASLIGLGYTQSLRPGVKLTLSALIDGKNFNAGGHKVGLGFELEA, translated from the exons ATGTGTAACACACCGACTTACTGTGACCTTGGAAAGGCTGCCAAGGATGTCTTCAACAAAGGATATG ggTTTGGCATGGTCAAAATCGACCTGAGAACCAAGTCTTGTAGTGGAGTG GAATTTTCCACTTCTGGTCATGCTTACACCGATACGGGAAAAGCTTCCGGCAACCTTGAGACCAAGTATAAGGTCTGCAGCTACGGGCTTACCTTCACCCAGAAATGGAACACGGACAATACTCTAGGGACGGAAATCTCTTTGGAGAATAAG tTGGCTGAAGGGTTGAAACTGACTCTTGATACCATATTTGTACCGAACACAGG GAAGAAGAGTGGGAAGTTGAAGGCCTCCTACAAACGGGATTGTTTCAGTCTTGGCAGTAATGTTGACATCGATTTCTCTGGACCAACCATCTATGGCTGGGCTGTGCTGGCCTTTGAAGGCTGGCTCGCTGGCTATCAGATGAGTTTTGACACAGCCAAGTCCAAACTGTCGCAGAATAATTTCGCCCTGGGCTACAAGGCTGCAGACTTCCAGCTGCACACTCACGT GAACGATGGCACTGAATTTGGAGGTTCTATCTACCAGAAGGTTAACGAGAAGATTGAAACGTCAATAAACCTCGCTTGGACGGCGGGCAGTAACAACACCCGTTTTGGCATTGCTGCTAAATACAAGTTGGATTGCAGAACCTCTCTGTCT GCGAAAGTAAATAACGCCAGCCTGATCGGACTTGGCTATACTCAGTCCCTTCGACCAG GAGTCAAGCTGACCCTCTCAGCTTTAATCGACGGGAAGAACTTCAATGCCGGAGGCCACAAGGTTGGCCTGGGATTTGAACTAGAAGCTTAA